In a genomic window of Methanoregula sp. UBA64:
- a CDS encoding PEGA domain-containing protein yields the protein MIAVCIVPVSADTGAVTITYRGAGGYYVGDTIAFDGKNTLGNTTVVRITGPGLPAEGVPPYNLTGTPGTGNTAIVDDMNSWVFYWDMSRAVGVDHLYTARYTLTAYDANHPGVTASVPIMLKKPEFYVAMTPNPAKLDDYVTLVGYSEKGAANIEIDVIDSQGNKVHTYLAATDASGDFNYGFHVDLPPGDYTVTIGSPAMAKSITRTLTVNATPGNAEVVATVTPAATPANAAGTLVISSKPTGAAVYLDTVMVGNTPLTLNTVTPGAHTIEVRSPGYQPNTVGVTVDSGKTTEITPELVKSPSGAPLSPLTAVFGCIIGAFCIIALRSHRK from the coding sequence TTGATCGCAGTATGTATTGTTCCGGTATCTGCTGATACCGGGGCTGTCACGATTACCTACCGGGGTGCCGGCGGGTATTATGTCGGAGACACCATTGCCTTTGACGGGAAAAACACGCTCGGGAATACCACGGTCGTACGAATTACCGGCCCGGGACTGCCCGCAGAGGGTGTGCCGCCTTATAACCTGACCGGCACGCCGGGAACCGGCAATACCGCAATCGTTGACGATATGAACTCGTGGGTATTTTACTGGGATATGTCCCGTGCGGTCGGTGTCGATCACCTGTACACGGCAAGATATACCCTTACCGCATATGACGCGAACCATCCCGGGGTTACCGCATCCGTCCCCATCATGCTCAAAAAGCCCGAGTTCTATGTTGCGATGACCCCGAACCCGGCAAAGCTTGACGATTATGTCACTCTTGTCGGGTACAGCGAGAAGGGTGCGGCAAATATCGAGATCGATGTGATCGATTCACAGGGAAACAAAGTCCACACGTATCTTGCTGCCACCGATGCTAGCGGGGATTTCAATTACGGGTTCCATGTGGATCTCCCACCCGGCGATTATACGGTAACTATCGGCAGCCCGGCAATGGCAAAAAGCATCACCAGGACACTGACGGTCAATGCAACCCCGGGGAATGCTGAGGTCGTAGCCACGGTTACTCCCGCTGCAACGCCCGCTAATGCAGCAGGGACACTCGTGATCTCTTCAAAACCCACGGGTGCAGCGGTCTACCTTGACACCGTCATGGTGGGGAATACTCCCCTGACGCTGAATACGGTGACCCCGGGTGCACACACCATAGAAGTCAGGTCTCCGGGATACCAGCCAAACACGGTTGGTGTCACGGTCGACAGCGGGAAAACCACGGAGATCACACCGGAACTGGTAAAATCGCCGTCGGGTGCTCCGCTCTCCCCGCTTACCGCGGTATTTGGCTGTATCATCGGGGCCTTCTGTATCATCGCCCTGCGTTCGCACAGGAAATAA
- a CDS encoding MBL fold metallo-hydrolase produces the protein MKKFGFIAHMPDEPGSLERAADIIKQYNGNINRIQYDRRIDPCTVFYEVTASEEAYADITGDLQRVGYLQTSLKPVSFLKFFVHLPHIPGSLSTFLKYITISGANIGYIDFDDAGRYPDRLTVSLNLDNPSAIEQLLDELKSRYQLEILEYDTTGRHLDDTIFYVRLAQEIRDLIGESENEFVLSFLADTNHIAQELTNRGNDPRKVFDSVLQTGRTLRATTGAGFYADVQKLAVTKETTVYCFQPPCGGSIYVIASPGETLMLDTGYGIYHADVMKMFARFGIGPERAITRVIISHADADHCGAGGFFPVPGIMHTGTREIIKTNNRAYGSRNEHSVLEAFYTKMINCFSQFKASGEITCLPPAGAKMRSIFPVLDTIRIGDLELEILEGFGGHTYGQIYLFSASEGLLFTADAVINFSSLTKERADYSSLADFLVTSVNVDSELARKERRALLELAAETDRGLAPRGKRCRICGGHGTISVLENGKLATCGEILHYTPSEN, from the coding sequence GTGAAGAAGTTTGGATTTATCGCTCATATGCCGGACGAGCCCGGATCGCTGGAACGGGCTGCAGATATCATAAAACAATACAACGGCAACATCAACCGCATCCAGTACGACCGGAGAATCGATCCCTGTACGGTCTTTTACGAAGTAACGGCATCGGAAGAAGCATATGCCGATATCACCGGGGATTTACAAAGGGTCGGGTATCTCCAGACATCGTTAAAACCGGTCAGCTTTTTGAAATTCTTCGTCCACCTGCCCCACATCCCCGGTTCGCTCAGTACCTTCCTGAAATACATCACCATATCCGGGGCAAATATCGGGTACATCGACTTTGACGATGCAGGCCGGTACCCGGACCGGCTCACGGTCAGCCTGAACCTGGACAACCCTTCGGCAATCGAGCAGCTGCTCGATGAGCTCAAGTCCCGCTACCAGCTCGAGATCCTCGAATACGATACCACGGGCAGGCACCTGGATGACACTATCTTCTATGTCCGCCTGGCACAGGAGATCCGCGATCTCATCGGGGAATCGGAGAACGAATTTGTCCTCTCGTTTCTTGCCGACACCAACCATATCGCCCAGGAACTCACAAACCGGGGAAACGATCCCCGTAAGGTTTTCGACAGCGTGTTACAGACGGGCAGGACCCTGCGGGCAACGACCGGGGCCGGCTTTTACGCGGATGTGCAGAAACTTGCCGTAACAAAAGAGACAACCGTCTACTGCTTCCAGCCCCCCTGCGGCGGCAGTATCTATGTGATTGCTTCCCCCGGTGAAACCCTGATGCTTGATACCGGGTACGGGATCTACCATGCCGATGTCATGAAGATGTTTGCCCGCTTTGGGATCGGGCCGGAACGGGCCATCACCCGGGTGATCATCAGCCACGCGGATGCAGACCACTGCGGTGCCGGGGGATTTTTCCCGGTCCCGGGGATCATGCACACCGGCACGCGCGAGATCATAAAGACCAACAACCGGGCCTACGGTTCCCGGAACGAGCACTCGGTCCTCGAAGCGTTCTATACCAAGATGATCAACTGCTTCTCGCAGTTCAAGGCATCGGGGGAGATCACCTGCCTTCCCCCGGCCGGCGCAAAAATGCGGTCCATCTTCCCGGTACTGGACACGATCCGGATCGGGGACCTGGAACTGGAGATCCTCGAAGGGTTCGGGGGGCATACCTATGGTCAGATCTACCTCTTCTCCGCATCCGAAGGCCTCCTGTTTACCGCGGATGCGGTGATCAACTTTTCGAGCCTGACAAAGGAGCGGGCGGATTACAGTTCCCTTGCCGACTTCCTTGTCACCTCGGTGAACGTGGACAGCGAGCTTGCAAGGAAGGAACGCCGGGCGCTCCTCGAACTGGCCGCAGAGACCGACCGCGGGCTTGCCCCGAGAGGAAAGCGGTGCCGGATCTGCGGGGGCCATGGCACAATCTCCGTGCTGGAAAACGGGAAACTTGCAACCTGCGGGGAAATCCTCCATTATACCCCGTCAGAAAATTAA
- the hxlB gene encoding 6-phospho-3-hexuloisomerase, with amino-acid sequence MENHRVQEMMQLMASKIRAISNGISDADVNAFIDELLQAKRIYVMGAGRSGLVAKSFAMRLMHLGLQSYVVGETITPAVQKGDAIVVFSGSGKTKSIADIAETGKEIGAHICLITSNPDSRIGNIADCKVIIESQRDDARDDAAEYEIRQMLGDHKSFAPLGTLFETASLILSDAVISRLMEITKTDESALKNRHANME; translated from the coding sequence ATGGAAAATCACAGGGTTCAGGAAATGATGCAGCTGATGGCCTCGAAGATCCGGGCCATCTCGAACGGGATATCCGATGCAGATGTAAACGCTTTTATCGACGAACTCCTGCAGGCAAAACGGATCTATGTCATGGGAGCCGGCAGGTCCGGCCTTGTTGCAAAGAGTTTTGCCATGCGCTTGATGCACCTCGGCCTCCAGTCGTACGTGGTAGGGGAGACCATCACGCCGGCAGTCCAGAAAGGGGATGCGATCGTGGTCTTTTCCGGCTCGGGAAAGACCAAAAGCATCGCGGATATCGCGGAGACCGGAAAAGAGATCGGTGCCCATATCTGCCTGATCACGTCAAACCCGGACTCCCGTATCGGGAATATCGCGGACTGCAAAGTCATTATCGAGAGCCAGCGGGACGATGCCCGCGACGATGCCGCGGAATACGAGATCCGGCAGATGCTTGGCGATCACAAGTCCTTTGCACCGCTGGGGACTCTCTTTGAGACGGCCTCGCTCATCTTATCCGATGCCGTGATCTCGCGGCTCATGGAGATCACAAAGACCGACGAGTCGGCGCTCAAGAACCGTCATGCGAATATGGAGTGA
- a CDS encoding pyridoxal phosphate-dependent aminotransferase, whose product MTGPFSSRVKDIEISGIRKIFEAAGPGSINLGLGQPDFDTPQHIKDAAIAAIQAGKTGYTGNNGIPELRAALSDKLKNENHVTCSPDRIIVTAGASEALHIVMQALVNEGDLVLCADPGFVSYAALATIAGGRPVGVPLDKTFHIDIEKAKSLMDGARLFILNSPANPTGAVESKESVKALVEYAEDAGVTIVSDEVYEHFIYGKEHWSAARFGDNVVTINAASKTYAMTGWRLGYLAAPEDIVGQCIKVHQYCQACATSISQYAALAAYTGDQSPVKKMRDEYKARRDLICAGLAKIGFSFPVPEGAFYAFVPMKPALVTRIIESGVILTPGSAFGTNAPDYARISYAASRDDLKRALDRIEKATGE is encoded by the coding sequence ATGACAGGACCGTTTTCATCACGGGTAAAGGATATCGAGATCTCGGGGATTCGCAAAATCTTCGAAGCGGCGGGGCCCGGTTCAATCAACCTGGGTCTCGGCCAGCCGGATTTCGATACGCCGCAGCACATCAAGGACGCTGCGATTGCTGCAATACAGGCAGGAAAGACCGGGTATACGGGCAACAACGGGATCCCCGAACTCCGGGCCGCACTCAGTGACAAACTCAAAAACGAGAACCATGTGACGTGCTCCCCCGACCGGATCATTGTTACTGCAGGAGCGAGCGAAGCCTTGCATATCGTGATGCAGGCGCTCGTAAACGAGGGGGACCTCGTCCTCTGTGCCGACCCGGGCTTTGTATCGTATGCGGCACTCGCAACCATTGCGGGAGGGCGGCCGGTTGGCGTCCCGCTGGATAAGACATTCCATATCGATATCGAGAAGGCCAAATCACTCATGGACGGTGCCCGGCTCTTTATCCTCAACTCCCCGGCAAACCCCACTGGTGCGGTAGAGAGTAAGGAATCGGTAAAGGCCCTTGTCGAATATGCAGAGGATGCCGGTGTCACGATCGTCAGCGACGAAGTGTACGAGCATTTTATCTACGGGAAAGAACACTGGAGCGCAGCCCGCTTCGGGGACAATGTTGTCACCATCAATGCGGCAAGCAAGACCTATGCGATGACCGGCTGGAGGCTCGGGTATCTCGCGGCACCGGAAGATATTGTCGGGCAGTGCATCAAGGTCCACCAGTACTGCCAGGCCTGCGCCACCTCCATCTCGCAGTACGCGGCGCTTGCTGCCTACACCGGCGACCAGAGCCCGGTGAAAAAGATGCGCGACGAGTACAAAGCCCGGCGCGATCTGATCTGTGCGGGACTTGCAAAGATCGGGTTTTCGTTCCCCGTGCCTGAAGGGGCTTTCTACGCTTTTGTCCCGATGAAACCGGCGCTCGTTACCCGGATCATCGAGAGCGGGGTTATTCTCACGCCCGGCTCTGCATTCGGGACAAACGCACCGGATTATGCCCGTATCAGTTACGCGGCCTCACGGGACGACCTCAAGCGAGCCCTTGATAGGATCGAAAAGGCAACAGGAGAATAA
- a CDS encoding M42 family metallopeptidase translates to MVKELLRKLSNAHGVSGSEGSVFAVIKKELKGYVDEIHEDPMGNLIAVKKGNTTKVMLAAHMDEIGLMVKYIDDKGFLRFVTLGGWYAPTLYNQRVIVHGAKGDKIGVIGGKPPHMMDEDERKKGVKADDMFIDVGAKDKKDAGAMGIEVGTTVTIDREFTELANNRVTGKAFDNRAGCAMLIKTMQKVKSPFTIYAVFTVQEEVGLKGAKTSAYSIEPDWAIATDVTIPGDHPGIDMKDAAVEMGKGPVVTIVDAAGRGLIADKRVVKWLRDAATKNKIPVQFEVGNGGTTDATSIHLTKGGIPSTTLSPATRYIHSPVEVLDMADVEAGVNLLVAALKTKPAF, encoded by the coding sequence ATGGTAAAGGAACTTTTACGGAAATTATCCAATGCCCACGGTGTTTCGGGCAGCGAAGGCAGCGTATTTGCCGTTATAAAAAAGGAACTCAAAGGATATGTGGACGAGATCCACGAGGACCCGATGGGTAACCTCATCGCGGTGAAAAAAGGCAATACCACGAAAGTCATGCTTGCCGCCCACATGGACGAGATCGGCCTTATGGTCAAGTATATCGACGATAAGGGTTTTCTCCGGTTTGTCACGCTCGGCGGCTGGTACGCGCCCACGCTCTACAACCAGCGCGTGATCGTTCACGGGGCAAAGGGCGACAAAATCGGCGTCATCGGCGGCAAGCCCCCGCACATGATGGACGAGGATGAGCGCAAAAAAGGCGTCAAGGCCGACGACATGTTCATTGATGTCGGGGCAAAGGACAAGAAAGATGCCGGGGCAATGGGGATCGAGGTCGGCACTACGGTCACCATCGACCGTGAGTTTACCGAGCTTGCCAACAACCGGGTGACCGGTAAGGCATTCGACAACCGGGCCGGCTGCGCGATGCTGATAAAAACCATGCAGAAGGTAAAATCCCCCTTCACAATCTACGCGGTCTTTACCGTGCAGGAAGAGGTTGGTCTGAAGGGCGCAAAGACGAGTGCATATTCCATCGAACCCGACTGGGCAATCGCAACCGATGTCACCATTCCGGGCGACCACCCGGGCATCGACATGAAGGATGCAGCTGTCGAGATGGGAAAAGGCCCCGTTGTCACGATCGTGGACGCTGCCGGGCGCGGGCTTATTGCCGACAAGAGGGTTGTCAAGTGGCTCCGCGATGCAGCGACAAAGAACAAGATCCCGGTGCAGTTCGAAGTCGGGAACGGCGGGACAACCGATGCGACCTCCATCCATCTCACCAAAGGCGGGATCCCGAGCACCACGCTCAGCCCGGCAACCCGGTACATCCACTCGCCGGTCGAGGTGCTGGATATGGCAGATGTCGAGGCGGGGGTTAACCTGCTCGTCGCCGCGCTTAAAACAAAGCCGGCATTCTGA
- a CDS encoding COG1361 S-layer family protein: MAPLRACLILLITALCITVPVSAGTKYLDGSPNLNVLVSGTNEFSAGSEISIPLVIENTGFSTSKEVASSVIDRPDLPATAKFVAVTMTPGDAPFVIKSDPQMIGDLPGQAKKTVTVQAKIDSNAPAGTYLVPVNLTYTRIDSVIQYQVDSFKNYYVVETTTVYVPIVIKKEVIPGIVAAIPDHLIANSDGYLNLTIKNTGTLDGTKATVKLLRNDNSPVTPVDNSVYIGDFPAGSTVSCRYKVNVAETAQNASYPVDLVVVYQNNEGDFVTSRTETAGVAVGSKVDFVILSPPAEMNPGSKKIIQVVYKNTGSTPVRSAEARISAVKPFTSSSDISYLGDLAPGQTATATFQLKVSSDATVKDYGLDSEIRYLSSLNSTTISDPMKVTVRVDNLTGIAGILSNSVYVSVIVAIIIGIVYALYYLRKKRQ; this comes from the coding sequence ATGGCACCGCTACGAGCCTGTCTGATTCTCTTAATTACAGCCCTGTGCATTACCGTGCCGGTCTCTGCCGGGACAAAATACCTGGATGGCAGCCCGAACCTGAATGTGTTGGTCTCCGGCACCAACGAGTTCTCTGCAGGAAGCGAAATCTCCATCCCGCTGGTTATTGAAAATACCGGTTTTAGCACGAGTAAGGAGGTCGCGTCGTCTGTCATCGACCGTCCCGATCTCCCGGCAACGGCAAAATTTGTCGCCGTTACCATGACCCCCGGTGACGCCCCGTTCGTCATCAAATCAGATCCCCAGATGATCGGGGATCTCCCCGGCCAGGCCAAAAAGACCGTGACGGTTCAGGCAAAGATCGACAGCAATGCACCGGCCGGTACCTATCTCGTCCCGGTCAACCTCACCTATACCCGGATCGATTCGGTCATCCAGTACCAGGTCGACTCCTTCAAGAATTACTATGTCGTGGAGACTACCACGGTGTATGTCCCCATTGTCATTAAGAAAGAAGTAATTCCCGGGATCGTAGCCGCGATACCGGACCACCTGATAGCGAATTCTGACGGGTACCTGAATCTCACCATAAAAAATACCGGAACCCTTGACGGGACAAAGGCTACCGTGAAATTGCTCCGGAATGACAACAGCCCGGTAACTCCGGTGGACAACAGCGTCTATATCGGGGATTTCCCGGCGGGGAGCACGGTATCCTGCCGGTACAAGGTGAACGTGGCAGAGACCGCACAGAACGCCTCGTATCCGGTGGATCTCGTTGTTGTGTACCAGAATAACGAGGGCGACTTTGTCACCTCCCGGACGGAAACCGCGGGGGTTGCTGTGGGAAGCAAGGTGGATTTTGTCATCCTGTCGCCTCCCGCTGAGATGAACCCGGGCAGCAAAAAGATCATTCAGGTCGTGTATAAGAACACCGGGAGTACGCCGGTGAGAAGCGCAGAGGCCCGTATCAGCGCGGTCAAACCGTTCACGAGCAGCTCTGATATCTCCTACCTTGGCGATCTCGCCCCGGGCCAGACCGCAACCGCAACATTCCAGCTCAAAGTCTCAAGCGATGCCACCGTAAAGGACTACGGTCTTGATTCGGAGATCCGGTACCTCAGTTCCCTGAACTCCACCACTATATCGGATCCCATGAAGGTCACGGTCAGGGTAGACAACCTTACCGGTATTGCCGGGATCCTCTCTAACTCCGTGTACGTTTCCGTGATCGTAGCCATTATCATCGGGATCGTGTACGCGCTCTATTATCTCCGGAAGAAACGGCAGTAA
- the ilvD gene encoding dihydroxy-acid dehydratase — protein MTELRSDRVKKGYERAPNRSLLRALGVTDREMAQPFVGIANAYNTIVPGHMHLRQLSERVREGIAAAGGVPFEFGVIGICDGIAMGHEGMRYSLPSRENIADSIELMVQAHRFDGLVCVGTCDKIVPGMLMAAVRTNVPTVVLTGGPMLSGNLGGKDLSLIDVFEGVGKVAAGNMSDESLKDLECCAMPGCGSCQGLYTANTMACMTETLGMSLPGCATIPAVDAAKLRIARETGEAAVAAVNKNITPRSIVTKKSLENAIRLDMALGGSTNTVLHLMAVATEAEVPLSLEDFNRIAEEIPHICYMQPSGPHSMQTLYRAGGIPAVMKRLEKYLDDLPTVSGKTIRQIADAAVIKNEDVIKSPDHPVNTAGGLKILFGSLAPDGAVVKCAAVPKEIWKHTGPARVFDGEEPAMAAILSRQVKEGDVVIIRNEGPRGAPGMPEMLAATSALMGVGYKDVVLITDGRFSGGTRGPCIGHVAPEAAVGGPIAFVHDGDKIAVDLFAKKIDLLVDETTLAARKALWKPVKKPLTGVLARYAKTVEQANLGAVQR, from the coding sequence ATGACAGAACTGCGAAGCGACAGGGTAAAAAAGGGATACGAACGGGCGCCGAACCGCTCGCTCCTGCGTGCACTGGGTGTGACCGACCGCGAGATGGCACAGCCGTTTGTCGGGATTGCAAATGCCTATAACACGATTGTTCCCGGCCATATGCACCTGCGGCAGTTGTCTGAACGGGTCCGCGAGGGCATAGCCGCGGCCGGCGGAGTGCCGTTCGAGTTCGGCGTGATCGGCATCTGCGACGGGATTGCCATGGGCCACGAAGGAATGCGGTATTCCCTTCCCTCACGTGAGAACATTGCCGATTCCATCGAGCTCATGGTGCAGGCGCACCGATTCGATGGGCTTGTCTGTGTAGGTACCTGCGACAAGATCGTGCCCGGCATGCTCATGGCAGCGGTCCGGACCAATGTCCCGACCGTTGTTTTGACGGGCGGGCCGATGCTCTCCGGCAACCTCGGGGGAAAAGACCTCTCGCTCATTGATGTCTTTGAAGGGGTCGGGAAAGTCGCCGCCGGTAACATGAGCGACGAGTCCTTAAAGGATCTCGAATGCTGCGCCATGCCCGGCTGCGGGAGCTGCCAGGGACTTTATACGGCAAACACCATGGCCTGCATGACCGAGACCCTCGGGATGTCCCTTCCGGGCTGCGCAACGATACCTGCGGTCGACGCCGCCAAGTTACGGATTGCCCGCGAGACGGGTGAAGCTGCCGTTGCCGCAGTTAATAAAAATATCACGCCCCGCAGTATCGTCACGAAAAAGAGCCTGGAGAACGCGATCCGCCTGGACATGGCCCTTGGCGGTTCCACGAACACCGTCCTTCATCTCATGGCGGTGGCAACCGAGGCAGAAGTCCCGCTCTCCTTAGAGGACTTCAACCGCATTGCAGAGGAGATCCCCCACATCTGCTACATGCAGCCCTCGGGCCCCCATTCGATGCAGACCCTGTACCGTGCCGGCGGGATCCCGGCAGTCATGAAACGCCTGGAGAAGTACCTGGACGATCTCCCGACGGTCTCGGGAAAGACCATCCGCCAGATCGCAGATGCAGCGGTCATCAAAAACGAAGATGTCATTAAAAGCCCGGATCACCCGGTCAATACTGCCGGCGGCCTCAAGATCCTCTTTGGATCGCTCGCGCCGGATGGTGCGGTCGTGAAGTGTGCAGCCGTGCCAAAGGAGATCTGGAAGCACACCGGCCCGGCCCGGGTCTTCGATGGCGAGGAACCGGCAATGGCTGCGATCCTCTCGCGGCAGGTAAAGGAGGGCGATGTGGTCATCATCCGGAACGAAGGTCCCCGCGGGGCCCCGGGAATGCCGGAGATGCTTGCCGCAACATCGGCCCTGATGGGCGTGGGCTACAAGGATGTTGTCCTGATCACGGACGGGCGCTTCTCGGGCGGCACCCGGGGCCCCTGTATCGGGCATGTGGCGCCCGAGGCAGCGGTCGGCGGGCCGATTGCATTTGTCCACGACGGGGACAAAATCGCGGTCGATCTCTTCGCAAAGAAGATCGATCTACTGGTCGATGAAACGACGCTTGCGGCACGCAAAGCCTTATGGAAGCCGGTAAAAAAGCCGCTCACGGGCGTCCTTGCCCGGTACGCAAAGACCGTGGAGCAGGCAAACCTCGGCGCAGTGCAGAGATAA
- a CDS encoding PsbP-related protein — protein MGCTSNNISSNPQGSTSISNTVPASNAGGSVSSTTTGTTTSTGSTSSTSAVSTYTNTQYGISLQYPSSWSYDEKGTWAVRNYGRNTKNIVGFYVPGTSSYILTIDADPGYKDDLETYFNKAVLALQETYNQKNQLWEKTGSFFQLKISDNKAYRIDYVVTDQDTNKQIAKGWQIFTKANNNIYVYTYNGENNSDSVALIKSLSITPIAEVTTLNRG, from the coding sequence ATGGGATGTACTTCAAACAATATAAGTAGTAATCCTCAAGGATCAACAAGTATTTCAAATACTGTGCCAGCCAGCAATGCGGGGGGATCGGTGTCTTCAACAACCACTGGCACCACCACATCCACCGGATCTACATCCTCAACTTCGGCTGTGTCTACATATACTAATACACAATACGGGATATCTCTCCAGTATCCGTCAAGTTGGTCCTATGATGAAAAGGGTACATGGGCAGTCCGCAATTATGGAAGAAATACAAAAAATATTGTAGGATTCTATGTCCCCGGCACAAGTTCGTATATATTGACAATAGATGCCGATCCTGGTTATAAAGATGATCTTGAGACCTATTTCAATAAAGCTGTTCTTGCATTGCAGGAGACCTATAATCAAAAAAACCAACTTTGGGAAAAAACGGGTAGTTTTTTCCAGCTAAAAATTTCTGACAACAAAGCATATAGAATAGACTATGTTGTAACTGATCAGGATACTAACAAACAGATCGCGAAAGGTTGGCAGATATTCACAAAGGCGAATAACAACATTTATGTATATACCTATAATGGGGAAAATAATTCAGATAGTGTAGCGTTAATAAAATCACTTTCTATCACACCTATTGCGGAAGTTACTACATTAAATAGGGGCTAA
- a CDS encoding SPFH domain-containing protein yields the protein MALDTFGNQKQIDKSNDAARNTFYWPDNLKGQNLVWRLPRNTAWNDNVIVREDEMAVFFRDGKALHVFDRPDRYALTTQNVPVLATLGAALTGVRQIGEVYYVQKREFRGKFESANTMTFRDKDFGLANFIVSGQFAYKVSNPMLFITQFIGTKGMQHTDEIAHWLQDQILMTINAILGNLQKNKGMGILDMPAYLSEIEQMCLSNLTSETEQYGLKITKFSGLVIKMSEAVQKAIDQRSAMSALGVNYMQLQTGQAIGGIGVGAEKGGDAAGIAGLGAGIGAGMAMSQAMGQAMISQPAPHMAGSPQISAGFSLCPKCGFKANGSVKYCPECGNQMTSASGEEMRCPFCKAVIKANVKFCPECGKKVTFECPKCNTKIEPNEKFCHNCGARVVEQ from the coding sequence ATGGCACTTGATACTTTTGGGAATCAAAAGCAGATTGATAAGTCGAATGATGCGGCGCGGAATACATTTTACTGGCCCGATAATTTGAAAGGTCAAAATCTCGTATGGCGACTGCCGAGAAATACTGCTTGGAATGATAATGTAATTGTCAGAGAAGATGAAATGGCAGTCTTCTTCAGAGATGGTAAAGCACTTCATGTTTTTGACCGTCCTGATCGGTATGCCCTGACAACCCAGAATGTCCCCGTCCTTGCAACACTTGGTGCAGCGTTAACCGGTGTTAGGCAGATTGGCGAAGTGTATTATGTTCAGAAACGAGAATTTCGTGGAAAATTTGAATCCGCTAATACGATGACATTCCGCGACAAGGATTTCGGACTGGCAAATTTCATTGTTTCGGGACAATTTGCCTATAAGGTTTCCAACCCGATGCTCTTTATCACTCAGTTTATCGGTACAAAAGGGATGCAGCATACCGATGAAATTGCACACTGGCTTCAGGATCAAATCCTAATGACCATCAATGCAATCCTTGGAAATCTGCAGAAAAACAAAGGAATGGGCATTCTCGACATGCCTGCATATTTATCTGAAATTGAACAGATGTGTCTCTCGAATCTGACCAGTGAAACAGAGCAGTATGGTCTCAAAATCACAAAGTTTTCCGGCCTCGTAATAAAAATGTCCGAAGCGGTTCAGAAGGCAATCGACCAGAGAAGTGCGATGTCTGCACTCGGTGTAAATTATATGCAGTTACAGACGGGTCAGGCTATTGGGGGTATTGGTGTAGGGGCTGAAAAAGGAGGGGATGCAGCTGGAATCGCGGGACTCGGTGCTGGAATTGGCGCAGGAATGGCGATGAGTCAAGCAATGGGTCAGGCTATGATTTCTCAACCCGCCCCGCATATGGCAGGATCTCCCCAAATAAGTGCGGGATTTTCATTATGTCCCAAATGTGGATTCAAAGCAAACGGTTCTGTAAAATATTGTCCCGAATGCGGAAACCAGATGACCTCTGCAAGTGGCGAGGAAATGCGATGTCCATTCTGCAAAGCGGTAATTAAAGCCAATGTCAAATTCTGTCCCGAATGCGGGAAAAAAGTAACTTTTGAATGTCCCAAATGTAATACAAAAATTGAACCAAATGAAAAATTTTGTCATAACTGTGGAGCGCGCGTCGTTGAACAATAG
- the yidD gene encoding membrane protein insertion efficiency factor YidD: protein MIKNNIFVAVSIFCIRSIWHGKLGRKYNGRKGILCRFYPSCSNYAIMALEKYGFIKGWQLAYRRLKRCNQSNTESCIDYP, encoded by the coding sequence ATGATAAAAAATAATATTTTTGTTGCCGTGTCTATTTTTTGTATAAGGTCAATCTGGCATGGGAAATTGGGAAGAAAATATAATGGCCGAAAAGGGATTTTATGCAGATTTTATCCCTCTTGTTCCAATTATGCAATTATGGCTCTAGAAAAATATGGGTTTATTAAAGGCTGGCAGTTGGCATATCGTAGACTTAAACGATGTAATCAATCAAATACCGAATCTTGCATAGACTATCCATAA